One genomic region from Diabrotica undecimpunctata isolate CICGRU chromosome 9, icDiaUnde3, whole genome shotgun sequence encodes:
- the LOC140449966 gene encoding protein lifeguard 2-like, with product MIPSDIVIDINDDDDLEENSSLELQESNKIDTEECKITTIIPVTTEDESKPSTSNAEPNCSQNPLQVAIKLNMDSRLIGLEDLDEQLTQEQIMLFQEFIRIQSRTKVSTNEIAVGSNVLDVHTEIPDVSLYPPPPYASHENSRQIYMQHSTTYSGPAPSYSEMYVTFTSERLRNQFVRKVYSILTVQLCITFGFVLLTVFYDPVKTFVSTTPVLPYLSMATLVALLILLSCSVPMRRHYPLNAILLLVFTLAFTYTMSYIACQYSDKAVLYATGGTALICASIMILAWLNFFDITTWKFFLMAAFLIIVLVGVVMTVIFSLVGGSQVFNIIFGLVMVVFFSIYLLYDTQKLLGGGRIALSEEEYILGAISLYVDIMLIFNYIMLICLRR from the coding sequence ATGATTCCATCGGACATAGTTATAGATATAAACGACGACGATGATTTAGAAGAGAATTCGTCGCTCGAACTACAAGAATCGAATAAAATCGATACTGAAGAATGCAAAATAACTACAATAATCCCAGTAACCACCGAAGACGAATCGAAACCAAGCACTTCTAATGCCGAACCCAACTGTTCACAAAATCCCTTGCAAGTAGCAATTAAACTCAACATGGATAGCCGCCTCATTGGCCTCGAAGATTTAGACGAACAATTAACACAGGAACAGATAATGCTCTTTCAAGAATTCATCAGAATACAGTCTCGAACGAAAGTATCTACAAATGAAATAGCTGTAGGTTCCAATGTATTGGACGTACACACTGAAATACCCGACGTTTCCTTGTACCCTCCTCCCCCTTACGCGTCCCATGAGAATTCCAGACAAATATACATGCAACACTCAACAACATACAGCGGTCCTGCTCCCTCTTACTCTGAAATGTATGTGACTTTTACATCGGAACGATTGAGGAACCAATTTGTGAGGAAAGTGTATTCTATTCTAACGGTGCAGTTGTGTATTACGTTTGGTTTTGTTTTACTTACTGTATTTTACGATCCCGTTAAAACCTTTGTTTCGACTACTCCAGTATTGCCTTATCTATCCATGGCCACATTAGTAGCTCTTCTGATATTGCTCAGTTGTTCGGTTCCGATGAGACGGCATTATCCATTAAACGCTATTCTTCTGTTGGTTTTTACCCTAGCGTTTACCTACACGATGAGTTACATTGCTTGCCAGTACTCTGACAAAGCTGTACTGTATGCAACTGGTGGCACAGCTCTCATATGTGCATCAATTATGATTTTAGCGTGGTTAAACTTTTTCGATATCACCACGTGGAAATTCTTTTTGATGGCAgcgtttttaattattgttttagtgGGTGTAGTTATGACGGTCATCTTTTCGCTCGTAGGCGGTAGTcaggtttttaatataatttttggtCTTGTCATGGTTGTTTTCTTTAGTATATATTTGTTATACGACACACAAAAACTTCTTGGTGGAGGCAGGATCGCCTTGTCTGAAGAGGAGTATATACTAGGAGCTATATCCCTGTATGTAGATATTAtgcttatttttaattatataatgcTAATCTGTCTAAGACGATAA